A region of Streptomyces halobius DNA encodes the following proteins:
- a CDS encoding AfsR/SARP family transcriptional regulator encodes MDDGPGQGRERLRFSVLGPVRAWRGDTPLAAGSPQQRALLAALLLRGGRTATAAELVDALWGEEPPNAALAALRTYASRLRKALGDDAAVLVSESGGYAIRSADSRPLDLDHDHAEQFAAEAEKAKAAGDRCRARELLDATLALWDGEPLAGLAGPYADTQRTRLEEWRLSLMETRLELDLELGCHAEAVSELTALTAAHPLRERLRELLMLALYRSGRQAEALAVYADTRRLLDEELGVDPCASLSDLQQRILRADADLDAPVVIRDDADAADAVAVRPQQLPATVADFTGRAAFVSELGDQLATAEGSVMAVSALSGIGGVGKTTLAVHVAHAAREHFPDGQLYVDLQGAGHNPSEPVAVLGAFLRALGTPDSAIPDGLEERSALYRSALAGRRVLALLDNARDAAQVRSLLPGTEGCAALITSRARMIDLAGAHLIDLDVMSPEEALALFTRIVGEERVNSERQAAMAVVGACGFLPLAIRIAASRLASRRTWTVATLARKLADERRRLDELRAGDLAVKATFELGYGQLEPHQARAFRLLGLADGPDISLAAAAALLDMDIMSAEELIESLVDASLLESAAPGRYRFHDLVRLYARACAERDEHPPSEREAALSRLLDFYLATAAHMYALERPGDRLVDHMEPTGYPGLSFADRPEALQWLFGEARCLLACAQQSAAKPTLRRAVDLLLLTLDLAESSADSHQYEQANMTLLAAAREFDDQRAEARLHTSLTNVHTLAGRLDEADAHAQSAMLLGLATGDAFSSSNAPNDRGIIAGIQQRYDVAELYLSQARKAFRDDHNEQSEASAMCNLARVHLGTGRVDSAIALAEEGIGIYRRLGATRRLANGMYSLGLALTRAGRHQDAIQQLTEALVIFQDNRQRFWEGMTFLRLGEIELGDDRPALAAEHAEQALKALRAVGGERWHANALTLLGRALDTIGHTGRARVCWQEALPIYERLGSPEGREVQSLLAPARVV; translated from the coding sequence ATGGACGACGGTCCGGGGCAGGGACGGGAGCGCCTCCGCTTCTCCGTGCTCGGCCCCGTACGGGCCTGGCGCGGCGATACGCCGCTGGCTGCGGGATCCCCGCAGCAGCGGGCACTGCTCGCCGCACTGCTGCTGCGCGGCGGACGCACCGCCACCGCCGCCGAACTCGTCGACGCCCTCTGGGGCGAGGAACCGCCGAACGCCGCGCTCGCCGCCCTGCGGACGTACGCCTCCCGGCTCCGCAAGGCGCTGGGCGACGACGCCGCCGTCCTGGTCAGCGAGTCCGGCGGCTATGCGATCCGCTCGGCGGACAGCCGGCCCCTGGACCTCGACCACGACCACGCCGAGCAGTTCGCGGCCGAGGCCGAGAAGGCCAAGGCCGCCGGCGACCGCTGCCGCGCCCGGGAACTCCTGGACGCCACGCTGGCACTGTGGGACGGCGAACCGCTGGCCGGCCTCGCCGGTCCGTACGCGGACACCCAGCGCACCCGGCTCGAAGAGTGGCGGCTCTCCCTCATGGAGACCCGCCTCGAACTCGACCTGGAGCTCGGCTGTCATGCCGAGGCGGTGTCCGAACTGACCGCCCTCACCGCCGCCCACCCGCTGCGCGAGCGGCTGCGCGAACTGCTGATGCTGGCCCTGTACCGCAGCGGCCGGCAGGCCGAGGCGCTCGCGGTCTACGCCGACACCCGCCGGCTGCTCGACGAGGAACTGGGCGTGGACCCGTGCGCCTCGCTCTCCGATCTTCAGCAGCGGATTCTGCGGGCGGACGCGGACCTGGACGCGCCGGTCGTCATCAGGGACGACGCGGACGCGGCCGACGCCGTCGCGGTACGCCCACAGCAGCTCCCGGCCACCGTCGCCGACTTCACCGGCCGCGCCGCCTTCGTCTCCGAACTCGGCGATCAACTCGCCACCGCCGAGGGCAGCGTGATGGCCGTCTCCGCACTCAGTGGCATAGGTGGCGTCGGAAAGACCACGCTCGCCGTCCATGTCGCACATGCCGCACGCGAGCACTTCCCCGACGGGCAGCTCTACGTCGACCTGCAGGGCGCGGGCCACAACCCGTCCGAACCGGTCGCCGTCCTCGGCGCCTTCTTGCGAGCGCTGGGCACACCCGACTCCGCCATCCCCGACGGCCTGGAGGAGCGGTCCGCCCTCTACCGTTCCGCCCTGGCCGGGCGACGCGTCCTGGCCCTCCTGGACAACGCCCGCGACGCTGCCCAAGTCCGGTCGCTGCTGCCCGGCACGGAGGGGTGCGCCGCCCTCATCACCAGCCGGGCCCGCATGATCGACCTGGCGGGTGCCCACCTCATCGACCTCGATGTGATGAGCCCCGAAGAGGCGCTGGCCCTCTTCACCCGTATCGTCGGCGAGGAACGCGTCAACTCAGAACGCCAGGCCGCCATGGCCGTCGTCGGCGCCTGCGGCTTCCTCCCGTTGGCCATCCGCATCGCCGCCTCCCGCCTGGCCTCCCGCCGCACCTGGACCGTCGCCACCCTGGCCCGCAAACTCGCCGACGAACGTCGTCGTCTGGACGAGCTGCGGGCCGGCGACCTGGCCGTCAAGGCGACCTTCGAGCTGGGGTACGGCCAACTGGAGCCGCACCAGGCACGGGCCTTCCGGTTGCTGGGACTGGCGGATGGGCCGGATATTTCGCTGGCGGCGGCTGCGGCGCTGCTCGATATGGACATCATGTCGGCCGAGGAACTCATCGAGTCGCTTGTGGATGCCTCCCTGCTGGAGTCGGCCGCTCCTGGCCGGTACCGCTTCCACGACCTCGTACGCCTCTACGCACGCGCCTGTGCCGAACGGGACGAGCACCCGCCGTCCGAGCGGGAAGCCGCCCTGTCACGGCTGCTGGACTTCTATCTGGCGACGGCGGCGCACATGTACGCGCTGGAACGCCCGGGTGACCGTCTCGTCGACCATATGGAACCCACCGGCTATCCGGGCCTGTCGTTCGCCGACCGTCCCGAGGCGCTGCAGTGGCTGTTCGGGGAGGCCCGCTGCCTTCTCGCCTGTGCTCAGCAATCGGCTGCGAAGCCGACGCTGCGCCGCGCCGTCGACCTGCTCCTGCTCACGCTGGACCTTGCCGAGTCGAGCGCCGATTCACATCAGTACGAGCAGGCCAATATGACGCTGCTGGCCGCCGCCAGGGAATTCGACGACCAGCGGGCCGAGGCACGGCTGCACACCTCTCTCACCAACGTGCACACCCTGGCAGGGCGGCTCGACGAGGCGGACGCACACGCCCAGTCGGCCATGTTGTTGGGGCTGGCGACCGGGGATGCGTTCTCGTCGTCCAACGCTCCGAACGACCGGGGCATCATCGCCGGCATCCAGCAGCGCTACGACGTCGCCGAGCTGTACCTGAGCCAGGCACGTAAAGCCTTCCGTGACGATCACAATGAGCAGTCCGAGGCAAGCGCAATGTGCAACCTGGCCCGCGTGCACCTGGGCACCGGCCGGGTGGACAGCGCCATTGCGCTCGCCGAAGAGGGCATCGGCATCTACCGGAGGCTCGGCGCCACACGACGGTTGGCCAACGGCATGTACTCACTCGGCCTGGCTCTCACTCGCGCCGGACGTCACCAAGACGCCATCCAGCAACTCACCGAAGCACTGGTCATCTTCCAGGACAACCGACAACGATTCTGGGAAGGGATGACATTCCTCAGGCTGGGCGAAATCGAGCTCGGTGACGACCGTCCGGCCCTGGCTGCCGAACATGCCGAACAGGCACTCAAGGCTCTACGGGCGGTGGGCGGCGAACGGTGGCACGCCAATGCCCTGACACTGCTGGGACGCGCACTCGACACCATCGGGCACACCGGCCGCGCGCGGGTGTGCTGGCAGGAGGCCCTGCCCATCTATGAACGACTGGGTTCACCGGAAGGGCGCGAAGTGCAGTCCCTGCTCGCCCCGGCGCGCGTGGTATGA
- a CDS encoding amidohydrolase family protein: protein METMKTVTTMETFPEIISVDDHTVEPPNVWRDRLPSKYHDTGPRIVRAPIKEMTFVGGKFAPKMGAAGDDGPIADWWVYEDLHRPLTRLDTAVGYSRDDIKLEGITYEQMRPGSYSVPERLADMDLNHVQSALCFPTFPRFCGQTFTEAKDRELGLLGVRAYNDWMVEEWCGPQAQGRLIPLTLVPLWDAELAATEVRRNAARGVRAVCFSEIPPHLGLPSIHTDYWDPFLRACDETGTVVAMHIGSSSKMPSTSPDAPPAVGSTVTFANCCFSMVDWLMSGAFDRFQNLKIMYAEGQIGWIPYILERANVVWEENRGWGGVADKVLRPPSELFAEHVYGCFFDDAFGLRNLDAIGVGNVLYETDYPHSDSTWPKSKEVGQSQMGHLDPDVVERIVRGNAIEVLGLTGEGVWGPAVGGGAP, encoded by the coding sequence ATGGAGACCATGAAGACGGTGACGACCATGGAGACCTTCCCCGAGATCATCTCGGTGGACGACCACACGGTGGAACCCCCCAACGTCTGGCGGGACCGCCTCCCGTCGAAGTATCACGACACGGGCCCGCGCATCGTCCGGGCGCCGATAAAGGAAATGACCTTCGTGGGCGGTAAGTTCGCCCCGAAGATGGGTGCCGCGGGCGACGACGGGCCGATCGCCGACTGGTGGGTCTACGAAGACCTGCACCGTCCGCTGACCCGCCTCGACACGGCCGTCGGCTACTCCCGCGACGACATCAAGCTCGAAGGCATCACCTACGAGCAGATGCGCCCCGGCTCGTACTCCGTCCCCGAGCGGCTGGCCGACATGGACCTCAACCACGTCCAGTCCGCCCTGTGCTTCCCCACCTTCCCCCGCTTCTGCGGCCAGACCTTCACCGAGGCCAAGGACCGTGAGCTGGGACTGCTGGGCGTACGCGCGTACAACGACTGGATGGTGGAGGAGTGGTGCGGCCCGCAGGCGCAGGGCCGGCTGATCCCCCTCACCCTCGTCCCCCTCTGGGACGCGGAACTGGCCGCCACGGAGGTACGACGCAACGCGGCCCGGGGCGTACGGGCGGTCTGCTTCAGCGAAATTCCGCCACACCTGGGACTGCCGAGCATTCACACCGACTACTGGGACCCGTTCCTGCGCGCCTGCGACGAGACGGGCACGGTCGTGGCCATGCACATCGGCTCGTCGTCCAAGATGCCGTCGACATCCCCCGACGCCCCGCCCGCAGTCGGCTCCACCGTCACGTTCGCCAACTGCTGCTTTTCGATGGTCGACTGGCTGATGAGCGGCGCGTTCGACCGCTTCCAGAACCTGAAGATCATGTACGCGGAGGGCCAGATCGGCTGGATCCCGTACATCCTGGAACGCGCGAACGTCGTCTGGGAGGAGAACCGGGGCTGGGGCGGCGTGGCCGACAAGGTCCTCCGCCCACCGTCCGAACTCTTCGCCGAGCATGTGTACGGCTGCTTCTTCGACGACGCCTTCGGGCTGCGCAACCTCGACGCGATCGGCGTCGGCAATGTCCTGTACGAGACGGACTACCCGCACTCGGACTCCACCTGGCCCAAATCGAAAGAGGTCGGCCAGTCCCAGATGGGTCACCTGGATCCGGACGTGGTGGAGCGCATCGTGCGGGGGAACGCGATCGAGGTGTTGGGGCTTACGGGGGAGGGGGTCTGGGGGCCGGCGGTGGGAGGAGGGGCACCGTAA
- a CDS encoding helix-turn-helix domain-containing protein has translation MSSDATPDPFAEPVAFGQRMQILRTRRGMSRSVLAGLLGKSPSWVKQVEGGRLQMPKLPVVLRIAEALRVRDLSELTGNQSTAIALFTGPGHARLPQVRTAINAFPLTTQREAPPLAHLRIRLARAWAARHSAPNHRDVIGALLPELIRDAQLAVLQADSAADRRAAQGLLSEAYSLSQFFIAYQPDASLLWRVVERGMISAQESEDPHTIGVAAWLAAQAHRDSGHAHFDAADAVNLETIRYLEPFLPDASNDVLAIAGALRFEAGYTAARRGDKGTAWRYWDTARAMADRLPADYYHPVTSFSRPVMGAHAVTVAVELHAGGESVRQAAAADTTTIPSRPRRARHRIEEARGYQLDGQGEVALAALDKAYEAAPETVRYNGYARRIVLEEAESKNPSQRRRASELAVKIGMLAA, from the coding sequence GTGTCTTCAGATGCAACGCCGGACCCGTTCGCCGAGCCGGTGGCCTTCGGCCAGCGCATGCAGATCCTGCGGACGCGACGAGGCATGAGCCGCAGTGTCCTGGCCGGTCTACTCGGAAAGTCGCCAAGCTGGGTCAAGCAGGTCGAGGGCGGACGCCTGCAGATGCCCAAGCTGCCGGTTGTCCTGCGCATTGCGGAGGCACTCAGGGTTCGGGACCTCTCCGAGCTGACGGGCAATCAGTCGACGGCGATCGCACTCTTCACGGGGCCCGGACATGCCCGTCTCCCCCAAGTGCGCACTGCCATCAACGCATTCCCTTTGACCACGCAGCGAGAGGCTCCGCCCCTGGCGCACCTTCGGATTCGGCTCGCGCGCGCGTGGGCTGCCCGGCATTCCGCGCCGAATCACCGGGACGTCATCGGGGCGCTCCTGCCGGAGCTCATCCGGGACGCCCAGCTTGCCGTGCTGCAAGCCGACTCGGCTGCTGATCGGCGCGCGGCGCAAGGGCTGTTGTCCGAGGCGTACAGCCTGAGCCAGTTCTTCATCGCGTACCAGCCGGATGCGTCGCTGCTGTGGCGGGTCGTAGAGCGCGGCATGATTTCCGCACAGGAATCGGAGGACCCCCACACCATCGGCGTCGCTGCGTGGCTGGCGGCACAGGCGCACCGCGACAGCGGCCACGCACACTTCGACGCCGCCGACGCGGTGAATCTGGAGACGATCCGCTACCTGGAACCCTTCTTGCCGGATGCGAGCAACGACGTGCTCGCCATCGCCGGAGCGCTGCGATTCGAGGCGGGGTATACGGCGGCGCGTCGGGGGGACAAAGGAACCGCCTGGCGCTACTGGGACACGGCACGTGCTATGGCGGACCGGTTGCCCGCCGACTACTACCACCCCGTCACCTCATTCTCCCGGCCCGTTATGGGAGCGCACGCGGTCACTGTCGCGGTCGAGCTGCACGCGGGCGGGGAGAGCGTCCGGCAGGCGGCCGCGGCGGACACTACGACGATCCCTTCGCGACCCCGGCGGGCGCGCCACCGGATCGAGGAAGCGCGGGGATATCAACTCGACGGCCAGGGGGAGGTCGCGTTGGCCGCCCTCGACAAGGCTTACGAGGCTGCACCGGAAACCGTCCGCTACAACGGTTACGCCCGGCGCATCGTTCTGGAGGAGGCGGAGTCGAAGAACCCGTCCCAGCGTCGCCGTGCGAGCGAACTCGCCGTAAAGATCGGCATGTTGGCGGCATGA
- a CDS encoding DUF7848 domain-containing protein, with protein sequence MRGSSGRVVRARYRFVDWTLKAMPDMPVRYVGTCLCCGERSAGTDNPDDAQLWCLKHAGATGDTGYELSTHSCFDAAPSAASGAPAR encoded by the coding sequence ATGAGGGGCAGCAGCGGCCGCGTCGTTCGAGCCCGGTACCGCTTCGTCGATTGGACGCTGAAAGCGATGCCCGACATGCCCGTTCGCTACGTCGGCACATGCCTCTGCTGCGGAGAACGGTCCGCAGGCACCGACAATCCCGACGACGCACAGCTGTGGTGCCTCAAGCACGCGGGCGCCACCGGGGACACCGGATACGAGCTGTCGACTCACAGCTGCTTCGACGCGGCGCCGAGCGCGGCGAGTGGGGCCCCCGCCCGATGA